The Terriglobus tenax genome contains a region encoding:
- a CDS encoding EAL domain-containing protein translates to MTPSPNTRKTILAIVLCSISLLLPIGVSLQLSWTQSETSARNESFSYARDVLRRAEKTSDQMVDAVKRVHAAHLPHCSEAELTLMRDIDLDSDYVQAIGRINNNTIACSSVTGQTSVPLHDPNFVAENGLAQYLNVRITVGQWRPLNIFALNGLAVITDPELPLDVSLDERDLNIAIVTPMTNKPNIVASRGEQLDPRWVRSIPRGTERSYAVDGYLVTAIRSSRYDLMVLVAVPRQHMYRKVKQIALIFVPLGVLCGAGLIWAGMYLARARSSFDSRLKAAIRRKEFYVEYQPIVDLRTERWTGAEALVRWRQGDTIIRPDYFIPMAEDRHLIRRITELVIDRVAEDLPEILKLDPAFKVAINLSPDDLRSQDTITMLERLLAIEIVCAANLEIEATEHAFADGQETRRVMEQIRSLGITVAIDDFGIGYSSLSRLQSFRFDTLKIDKSFVDSIGTDSVTSDVVLHIIDLARLLKLSVVAEGVESEAQASQLRAYGVKLAQGWHYSRSLPLPVLLDSMRSRIED, encoded by the coding sequence GTGACACCTTCTCCAAACACCAGGAAGACCATCCTGGCGATTGTTCTTTGCTCAATATCGCTGCTGCTTCCCATTGGGGTGTCGCTGCAGCTGTCCTGGACGCAGAGCGAGACAAGCGCGCGCAACGAGAGCTTTTCTTATGCGCGTGACGTACTACGCCGCGCGGAGAAGACTTCGGACCAGATGGTGGATGCCGTTAAACGTGTCCATGCCGCACATCTTCCACACTGCTCCGAAGCAGAGCTTACGCTGATGCGCGACATCGATCTTGATTCGGATTATGTGCAGGCGATTGGGCGTATCAATAACAACACGATTGCCTGCAGCTCTGTTACGGGACAGACGTCTGTGCCCCTGCATGATCCGAATTTTGTAGCGGAGAACGGCCTTGCGCAGTATCTAAATGTGAGGATCACAGTTGGCCAGTGGCGTCCGCTGAATATCTTTGCGCTGAATGGCCTTGCGGTGATCACGGACCCGGAGTTGCCGCTGGATGTGTCACTGGACGAACGTGATCTGAATATTGCGATCGTCACTCCCATGACCAACAAACCGAATATCGTGGCCTCACGCGGAGAACAGCTCGATCCCCGCTGGGTACGTTCCATTCCGCGAGGCACGGAACGCAGTTATGCCGTGGATGGCTACCTGGTGACCGCCATACGATCTTCCCGCTATGACCTGATGGTGCTGGTGGCTGTTCCAAGACAGCACATGTACCGCAAGGTGAAGCAGATTGCGCTGATCTTCGTTCCGCTGGGCGTGTTGTGCGGGGCCGGGCTGATATGGGCCGGCATGTACCTGGCGCGCGCCCGCTCTTCGTTTGACAGCCGGCTGAAGGCAGCCATTCGCAGGAAAGAGTTCTACGTGGAGTACCAGCCGATAGTCGACCTGAGGACCGAACGCTGGACCGGCGCCGAGGCGCTGGTTCGATGGAGGCAGGGAGATACGATCATTCGCCCGGATTACTTTATCCCCATGGCCGAGGACCGGCACCTGATCCGCCGGATTACCGAGCTTGTGATCGACCGCGTTGCCGAAGACCTGCCGGAGATTCTGAAGCTGGACCCTGCCTTCAAGGTCGCCATCAACCTGTCGCCGGATGACCTGCGGTCGCAGGACACCATCACGATGCTGGAAAGACTCCTGGCCATCGAGATCGTATGCGCCGCCAACCTGGAGATTGAAGCCACTGAACACGCCTTTGCCGATGGACAGGAAACCCGCCGGGTGATGGAGCAGATACGCTCGCTTGGTATCACGGTCGCCATTGATGACTTTGGCATTGGCTATTCCAGCCTTTCGCGGCTGCAGTCGTTCCGCTTCGACACGCTGAAGATCGATAAGTCGTTCGTGGACTCCATTGGCACGGACAGCGTGACCAGCGACGTGGTGCTGCACATTATCGACCTGGCCCGGCTGCTGAAGCTGAGTGTAGTGGCTGAAGGTGTGGAGAGTGAAGCGCAGGCCAGCCAGTTGCGCGCCTATGGCGTCAAGCTGGCGCAGGGATGGCACTACTCCCGGTCACTGCCGTTGCCGGTACTGCTGGACAGTATGCGGTCGCGCATCGAAGACTAA
- a CDS encoding outer membrane protein assembly factor BamB family protein encodes MKKLITLAAVALSCGAALAQNWTMDGGDTIRSGWAKDETVLTKDNAKDLSLLWSIQTDVKPHALHALMTPLAIHGLKTAAGEKNMLYVLGVSDVIYAFDADSGKEIWRKTFEPAPPQQQGPPGMQRSGPSDPRHLNFLGPGGTTGVPAISDADASGKRTLYMVDGKGNVVGLDAATGDIVFGPIATGVINKFGVQLYKDQIIFADYRGRGGIISVDIKTKVVHKTAGFGGGGGLWGRRGPVITADGTVWTTTGDGIYDVTSDPKNPMIGNSVVGFELKEDGFWHVKDWFTPPNWDWLRKRDLDPNNTPTVFTYKGKELMAASGKECKVYLLDPKNLGGTADHHTPLYRTELFCNFAADFQNAGSWGAVSSWEDKAGTRWVVVPFWGPSAPEQTKFPITNTPAAKEGGVAAFKVVEKAGKPTLDPVWISHDMFRGDPPVIANGLIITHGSGDNTQQAWPDIGLNFDSTIRAAKSNHATVYVLDGQTGKEIWSSGDSITGFNHFSDVTISNGKLYIGTYDGKLYCFGLKK; translated from the coding sequence ATGAAGAAACTCATCACACTCGCTGCCGTGGCCCTGAGCTGCGGCGCCGCCCTCGCCCAGAACTGGACGATGGACGGTGGTGACACCATCCGCTCCGGCTGGGCCAAGGACGAGACTGTCCTGACCAAGGACAACGCCAAAGACCTCTCGCTGCTCTGGTCCATCCAGACCGACGTCAAACCCCACGCCCTGCACGCCCTCATGACGCCGCTCGCCATTCATGGCCTGAAGACGGCAGCGGGCGAGAAGAACATGCTCTATGTCCTGGGCGTGTCCGATGTTATTTACGCCTTCGATGCCGACAGCGGCAAGGAGATCTGGCGCAAGACCTTTGAGCCGGCTCCTCCGCAGCAGCAGGGCCCTCCGGGCATGCAGCGCAGCGGCCCGTCGGATCCGCGCCACCTCAATTTCCTTGGACCCGGCGGCACCACTGGTGTTCCGGCTATCTCTGACGCGGACGCCAGCGGCAAGCGCACGCTGTACATGGTTGACGGCAAGGGTAACGTCGTTGGTCTGGATGCCGCGACCGGCGATATCGTCTTCGGACCCATCGCCACCGGCGTCATCAATAAGTTCGGCGTACAGCTCTACAAAGACCAGATCATCTTTGCGGACTACCGCGGCCGCGGCGGCATCATCTCCGTCGATATCAAGACCAAAGTAGTTCACAAGACCGCCGGCTTTGGCGGCGGCGGTGGACTGTGGGGTCGCCGTGGTCCGGTCATCACTGCGGACGGCACCGTGTGGACCACCACAGGCGACGGTATCTATGACGTGACCAGCGACCCGAAGAACCCGATGATTGGCAACTCGGTCGTCGGCTTCGAGTTGAAGGAAGACGGCTTCTGGCATGTGAAGGACTGGTTCACGCCGCCGAACTGGGACTGGCTGCGCAAGCGCGACCTCGATCCCAACAACACGCCGACGGTCTTCACCTACAAGGGCAAGGAGCTGATGGCGGCCTCCGGCAAGGAGTGCAAGGTCTACCTGCTTGACCCGAAGAACCTGGGCGGCACCGCTGACCACCACACCCCTCTCTACCGCACGGAGCTGTTCTGCAACTTCGCCGCCGACTTCCAGAATGCCGGAAGCTGGGGCGCTGTCTCCTCCTGGGAGGACAAGGCCGGAACGCGCTGGGTTGTGGTTCCGTTCTGGGGTCCTTCGGCTCCTGAGCAGACCAAGTTTCCCATCACCAACACGCCTGCAGCCAAAGAAGGTGGCGTAGCTGCCTTCAAGGTGGTGGAGAAGGCCGGCAAGCCCACGCTCGATCCTGTCTGGATCTCGCATGACATGTTCCGCGGCGATCCTCCGGTCATCGCGAACGGTCTGATCATCACCCACGGCAGCGGCGACAACACGCAGCAGGCCTGGCCCGATATCGGCCTGAACTTTGATTCCACCATCCGCGCTGCCAAGTCCAACCATGCCACCGTGTATGTGCTGGACGGACAGACCGGCAAGGAGATCTGGTCCAGCGGCGACAGCATCACCGGCTTCAACCACTTCTCTGACGTCACCATCTCGAACGGCAAGCTCTACATCGGCACCTACGATGGCAAGCTCTACTGCTTCGGTCTGAAGAAGTAA
- a CDS encoding outer membrane protein assembly factor BamB family protein — MRRKYLWSACIAVSACATLWAADWPSVGGNAQRDGWARNDKYLTKADAEKGKVKLMYKYKFPNVNAGLDGLSAPIDLTQLIGWAGFKELLFVGGSSNTLYSIDSDLGEKYFETKLGSKPTAKPTALCSGGQTASVVMPGNSSGRRGFQRLAGYVWSVSSDGKLYTARQQDGNAEYVAPVPFVPAGSKVTGLNFNNNVIYGATVDSCSGDNGLYAASFTPPVLPDMPDQPLVKPAEYSVTKFLTGGSGFSGTGGVSIGSKNQVYGMIAEGKGTAAGTYNDTVVALDPKSLEVTDWFTPATSAPALKKGVAGVTPAVFQMASKDYVLAGGRDGRLYLLDGDKLGGTDHKTAVATSEPVFTPDGVTSFYGNFATWEDESASNARWVYASVRGATTAKVGANGPAASGSIVAFKIESKDGAVTITQQWVSRNLVTPAAPIVGTGLVLALSTGEAPVVKKDGSLASIAEVVKGSKPATLYFLDAATGKEVWSSGTQITSFGVGGLGYANGRAYVPTYDNTVYAFGVPFER; from the coding sequence ATGCGTAGGAAATATCTTTGGTCGGCATGCATCGCGGTTTCGGCGTGCGCCACACTTTGGGCTGCGGACTGGCCAAGCGTTGGCGGAAACGCACAGCGCGATGGCTGGGCCCGCAACGACAAGTACCTGACGAAGGCCGATGCCGAAAAGGGCAAGGTCAAGCTCATGTACAAGTACAAGTTTCCCAATGTCAACGCCGGTCTGGACGGCCTCTCCGCGCCGATTGACCTGACGCAGCTCATCGGATGGGCTGGCTTTAAAGAGCTCCTGTTCGTTGGTGGCAGCAGTAACACGCTGTATTCCATCGACTCCGACCTGGGCGAAAAATACTTTGAGACCAAGCTGGGCTCTAAGCCAACCGCCAAGCCTACCGCGCTCTGCTCGGGTGGCCAGACGGCCTCCGTCGTCATGCCCGGCAACAGCTCGGGCCGCCGCGGCTTCCAGCGCCTGGCCGGTTATGTCTGGTCTGTCTCCAGCGATGGCAAGCTCTATACCGCGCGCCAGCAGGACGGCAACGCCGAGTACGTTGCTCCGGTGCCTTTCGTCCCCGCCGGCTCCAAGGTCACTGGCCTGAACTTCAACAACAATGTGATCTACGGCGCTACGGTCGACAGCTGCTCCGGCGACAACGGCCTCTACGCCGCCAGCTTTACGCCGCCGGTATTGCCAGATATGCCTGACCAGCCACTGGTCAAGCCTGCCGAGTATTCTGTCACCAAGTTCCTCACGGGCGGCAGCGGGTTTTCCGGTACCGGCGGCGTCAGCATCGGCAGCAAGAACCAGGTCTACGGCATGATCGCCGAGGGCAAGGGAACCGCCGCCGGAACCTACAACGACACGGTGGTCGCGCTTGACCCCAAGTCGCTTGAGGTTACCGACTGGTTCACGCCGGCCACTTCCGCTCCGGCCCTGAAGAAGGGCGTCGCCGGAGTCACCCCGGCCGTCTTCCAGATGGCCAGCAAGGACTACGTCCTAGCCGGTGGCCGCGATGGCCGCCTGTATCTGCTGGACGGCGACAAGCTTGGTGGAACCGACCACAAGACCGCGGTCGCTACCTCTGAGCCTGTCTTCACTCCGGATGGCGTCACCAGCTTCTACGGTAACTTCGCCACCTGGGAAGACGAGTCGGCCAGCAACGCGCGCTGGGTCTACGCTTCCGTTCGCGGAGCAACCACCGCCAAGGTAGGCGCCAACGGCCCCGCGGCCAGCGGTTCCATCGTCGCCTTCAAGATTGAGAGCAAGGACGGAGCCGTAACCATCACTCAGCAGTGGGTCTCGCGCAACCTGGTCACACCAGCGGCTCCCATTGTGGGCACCGGCCTGGTGCTGGCGCTCTCGACAGGCGAAGCTCCCGTGGTGAAGAAGGACGGCAGCCTCGCTTCTATCGCTGAGGTGGTCAAGGGCTCCAAGCCGGCGACGCTCTATTTCCTGGATGCAGCCACCGGCAAGGAAGTCTGGTCCAGCGGAACGCAGATCACCAGCTTCGGCGTCGGCGGTCTGGGTTATGCCAATGGCCGTGCCTACGTTCCGACCTACGACAACACCGTGTACGCCTTTGGCGTGCCGTTTGAGCGGTAA
- a CDS encoding periplasmic heavy metal sensor produces the protein MTFRLQLAACGLLALLFAASTALAQGPGGPGGGMGGGGGRPPMGNGGGFGGNGSNFPDRHNGPPPFSGGSPGSVSTIRGGLQVGPPGRWWDNKKFAESIGIQKDQRARMDAIVDANRGTLATLYRSLRKEEDALGPLVSAEQPDENRILAQIDRVAQARAELEKANARMLLGIRREMTVDQWHKLESHRGSPPPSE, from the coding sequence ATGACATTCCGACTCCAACTCGCTGCCTGTGGCCTGCTTGCCCTTCTGTTTGCCGCCTCAACCGCACTTGCCCAGGGCCCCGGTGGCCCTGGCGGTGGTATGGGTGGCGGCGGCGGACGTCCGCCCATGGGCAATGGCGGCGGCTTCGGCGGAAACGGCAGCAACTTCCCGGACCGTCATAACGGGCCGCCCCCCTTCAGCGGCGGATCTCCCGGATCGGTCAGCACCATCCGCGGCGGGCTGCAGGTTGGCCCTCCCGGTCGCTGGTGGGACAACAAGAAGTTTGCTGAGTCCATAGGTATCCAGAAGGACCAGCGCGCCCGCATGGACGCCATCGTTGACGCCAACCGCGGCACCCTGGCCACCCTCTACCGCTCCCTGCGCAAAGAGGAAGATGCTCTTGGCCCGCTGGTTTCAGCTGAACAGCCGGACGAAAACCGCATCCTCGCGCAGATTGACCGTGTCGCCCAGGCGCGTGCCGAACTGGAGAAGGCCAATGCCCGTATGCTCCTGGGGATCCGTCGCGAGATGACGGTCGACCAGTGGCACAAGCTGGAGTCGCACCGCGGCAGCCCGCCGCCTTCGGAATAA
- a CDS encoding RNA polymerase sigma factor, with product MNATASTAILSFAARQEARTQELEDIDALVRLYRAKVYRYVAYAINDTDLAESITQDCFVKAYANRASFRGDCSVSTWLMSIATNLVRDQVRTQKFKFWRNFRSTAADVTDMAHQIGSRSSSPESALIARERVKGVHAALATLSERQRSVFVMRFLEEMDLAEIAQVTGMPVNTVKTHLHRAVTAIRAQLGPNASTLGGPR from the coding sequence ATGAACGCCACCGCCAGCACCGCGATACTCTCTTTTGCCGCACGGCAGGAGGCCCGCACGCAAGAGCTTGAAGACATTGACGCTCTGGTGCGGCTCTACCGTGCAAAGGTTTATCGGTATGTGGCGTATGCCATCAACGATACGGACCTGGCAGAATCCATCACCCAGGACTGTTTCGTGAAGGCTTATGCCAACCGGGCCAGCTTCCGCGGGGACTGCTCCGTCTCCACCTGGCTCATGTCGATTGCCACCAACCTTGTGCGCGATCAGGTTCGCACCCAGAAGTTCAAGTTCTGGCGCAACTTCCGCTCCACGGCGGCCGACGTCACTGACATGGCGCACCAGATCGGCTCGCGCTCCAGTTCGCCGGAGTCCGCGCTGATTGCCCGAGAGCGCGTCAAGGGGGTTCACGCCGCGCTTGCAACTCTTTCTGAGCGTCAGCGGTCTGTATTTGTCATGCGATTTCTTGAAGAGATGGACCTGGCGGAGATTGCCCAGGTGACCGGTATGCCGGTCAACACCGTCAAAACGCATCTGCACCGTGCCGTCACTGCCATTCGTGCGCAGTTGGGCCCAAACGCATCTACACTGGGAGGGCCACGATGA
- a CDS encoding transcriptional regulator, with the protein MKTPKNSATAAPFAYEGLDRVIHERARLSILTSLMTHPHGLSFLELKQMCALTDGNLARHLQVLEEDGMVKLGKEEISAGGRVQTTARITPAGRKRFLEYLTTLEQVVRDAAAAVETPDEDLLQRKLAPQGA; encoded by the coding sequence ATGAAGACGCCGAAGAACTCCGCAACCGCGGCTCCGTTTGCCTATGAAGGCCTGGATCGCGTGATCCATGAGCGGGCACGGCTGAGCATTCTGACCTCGCTGATGACGCATCCGCACGGGCTGAGCTTTCTGGAATTGAAACAGATGTGCGCCCTGACCGATGGCAACCTGGCGCGCCACCTGCAGGTGCTGGAAGAGGATGGCATGGTGAAACTGGGCAAGGAGGAGATCTCCGCCGGTGGCCGTGTGCAGACCACCGCCCGGATCACGCCTGCGGGCCGCAAGCGTTTTCTGGAGTACCTGACGACGCTGGAGCAGGTGGTGCGCGACGCAGCAGCAGCCGTGGAGACGCCGGACGAGGATCTGCTGCAGCGCAAGCTGGCGCCGCAGGGAGCGTAA
- a CDS encoding cell envelope integrity protein CreD gives MMSTNAPTPFAVIGRHARSRGVKLFVISFLALVMSISGVFVDNLNDERARNHGAAAAAFEYQGAVQPATVIGIRMVDSYRSMRRSLHYIPLFLGLVFLTYFLFEVTTGKSVHPAQYVMVGVAQVIFYLLLLSLAEHIGFDWSFLIAGAATISLFSINTEWIFKSRALAMRALTIFTLLYGFIYVLLRVEAYALLIGAIAAFIAIALAMYMTRDVDWYGSGSNEESAAE, from the coding sequence ATGATGAGTACGAATGCCCCCACCCCTTTTGCTGTAATCGGCAGACATGCCCGGTCGCGCGGCGTGAAGCTGTTTGTGATTTCGTTCCTGGCGCTGGTGATGAGCATCTCCGGCGTGTTTGTAGACAACCTGAACGACGAGCGAGCGCGGAACCATGGGGCTGCGGCAGCGGCCTTTGAGTACCAGGGAGCTGTGCAGCCGGCGACGGTGATAGGCATCCGCATGGTGGACTCCTACCGGTCGATGCGGCGGTCGCTGCATTACATTCCGCTCTTTCTGGGGCTGGTGTTTCTGACGTACTTCCTCTTCGAGGTAACGACAGGAAAGAGCGTGCATCCGGCGCAGTATGTGATGGTGGGTGTGGCGCAGGTGATCTTCTACCTGCTGTTGCTGTCGCTAGCCGAGCACATCGGCTTTGACTGGAGCTTCCTGATTGCGGGCGCGGCGACGATCAGCCTGTTCTCCATCAATACGGAGTGGATCTTTAAGAGCAGAGCTTTGGCGATGCGTGCGTTGACGATCTTCACGCTGCTGTATGGGTTCATTTATGTGCTGCTGCGGGTAGAGGCCTATGCACTGTTGATTGGAGCCATTGCCGCATTTATCGCGATTGCACTGGCCATGTACATGACGCGCGATGTGGACTGGTATGGATCGGGCTCGAATGAAGAGAGCGCGGCTGAGTAG
- a CDS encoding TolC family protein produces MKRYLFALMVTATACAQQAAPVHLTLNEAIDQALRQNRTLELARLEVSGKQREKDEARSHYFPQLSNESQASHITELQGVTLPKGALGNNTPVETVTVGQGASTSYLSRTMLNQPMTQLFKVHEGNKAAAAGVKVAEIELEDARDTVALKVRQVYYGVLIAQWKKHAAEQQLKASEASLQEAHDQVQRGEALDVSELESRASVLQARQDLLTEQLAISDTSLTLAYLLGLPVNTVFDLDETSANAAVDLPSRAEGIRRALTESPEVRSAKATVERARAGLAVARDAYIPDVTAYAHYNYQSGIPFLVHNFGAFGVAFHYELFDGGKREAELGKSRIQLRQAEVKLADVTAHIEAEANAAYDKVERMQGLAHLAEEVKQVRAEAARVKTKQVELHAALPSQQITAEAQLSSSTASAMEANLGLVLAQGELRKTLGLGQHE; encoded by the coding sequence TTGAAGCGATACCTCTTTGCCCTGATGGTCACCGCCACCGCCTGTGCACAACAGGCCGCCCCCGTGCACCTTACGCTCAACGAGGCCATCGACCAGGCCCTGCGGCAGAACCGCACCCTCGAGCTCGCACGGCTCGAAGTCAGCGGCAAGCAGCGCGAGAAAGACGAAGCGCGCTCGCACTACTTCCCGCAACTCAGCAACGAGAGCCAGGCCTCGCACATCACCGAGCTGCAAGGCGTCACACTGCCTAAGGGTGCACTTGGCAACAACACGCCCGTCGAAACCGTCACCGTGGGCCAGGGCGCCAGCACCAGCTACCTGAGCCGCACCATGCTCAATCAACCCATGACGCAGCTCTTCAAAGTCCACGAAGGCAACAAGGCCGCGGCCGCCGGAGTCAAAGTCGCCGAGATTGAGTTGGAAGATGCGCGCGATACCGTCGCCCTGAAAGTCCGCCAGGTTTACTACGGCGTGCTGATCGCGCAATGGAAGAAGCATGCAGCCGAACAGCAACTGAAAGCCTCTGAGGCAAGCCTGCAGGAAGCCCACGACCAGGTACAGCGCGGCGAAGCACTCGACGTCTCCGAGCTTGAAAGCCGCGCCAGCGTGCTGCAGGCCAGGCAGGATCTGCTTACCGAACAGCTCGCCATCAGCGACACCAGCCTGACGCTTGCTTATCTGCTTGGCCTTCCGGTCAACACGGTCTTCGATCTTGACGAGACCTCCGCCAACGCTGCCGTCGATCTGCCATCACGCGCCGAAGGCATTCGACGCGCGCTCACAGAAAGCCCTGAGGTTCGCAGTGCCAAGGCCACCGTAGAGCGCGCCCGCGCCGGTCTTGCCGTTGCACGCGATGCCTACATCCCCGACGTCACTGCCTACGCCCACTACAACTACCAGAGCGGCATCCCTTTCCTCGTTCACAACTTCGGTGCCTTCGGGGTCGCCTTCCATTACGAACTCTTCGACGGCGGCAAGCGCGAAGCCGAGCTGGGCAAGTCGCGCATTCAACTCCGCCAGGCCGAAGTAAAGCTCGCAGACGTCACCGCGCACATCGAAGCCGAAGCCAACGCCGCCTACGACAAGGTCGAGCGCATGCAAGGCCTGGCCCATCTTGCCGAAGAGGTAAAGCAGGTGCGCGCCGAAGCCGCCCGCGTCAAGACGAAACAGGTCGAACTGCACGCCGCGCTTCCCTCACAGCAGATCACCGCTGAAGCCCAGCTCAGTTCCTCCACCGCCAGCGCCATGGAAGCCAACCTCGGCCTCGTGCTCGCGCAGGGTGAGCTGCGCAAGACACTCGGCCTTGGCCAACATGAATGA
- a CDS encoding MFS transporter: protein MPAETAQSASGEAVHPTHHPMIGIVAVLLGAMIATAQGRLLSVGLPDLRGALGLGADEASWLGTAFNAATMFIGPFSVYLGGLLGPRRVLMACSALYTVIAFFLPFSGGLPMMLVLLALAGLTAGTFYPLTLSFILRNLPMRYVLFGIAVYGADVVFTTHIAHSTEAILVGNLSWRWIFWFGALLTPVMLLCVHFGIAPQPLPQPKPGQPRPNWRGFLYFSLGAALIYTALDQGQRLDWWNSRTFIALLASGLFLWTTALVRRMMEPNPLINLRFLLRRNVIFLAVLLAAFRFLLLSTVVLLPSFLASVHGYRPEETGPVLLWIALPQVLAGLLGIWLLGRIDSRLVLGIGFTLIAIGCLLNAQLDAQWAGSSFWPSQLVLAMGQGIALNGLVGSIILEVVNSGAIQQPINALTFSGFFQTVRLMGGELGVAFMQHWISLREQTHSNLLGLHVQMADPATQHRLRLLQGGMTPHSTGTSEAAARAGALLTLQVRQQAFTLSIADCFLTLAWASVAALCVLACVGVMKIGFREAKAANPS, encoded by the coding sequence ATGCCCGCAGAGACCGCACAATCGGCCAGCGGAGAAGCTGTCCACCCGACGCACCATCCCATGATCGGCATCGTTGCCGTTCTGCTGGGCGCCATGATCGCCACCGCGCAGGGCCGCCTGCTTTCGGTCGGTCTGCCCGATCTTCGCGGCGCACTTGGCCTGGGCGCGGATGAAGCTTCGTGGCTTGGCACGGCATTCAACGCCGCCACCATGTTCATCGGTCCCTTCTCGGTGTATCTCGGCGGCCTGCTCGGACCGCGGCGCGTGTTGATGGCATGCAGCGCACTTTACACCGTCATCGCCTTCTTCCTCCCGTTCTCCGGCGGCCTGCCCATGATGCTGGTGCTGCTCGCGCTTGCGGGGCTCACGGCAGGCACCTTTTATCCGCTCACGCTTTCGTTCATCCTGCGCAACCTGCCCATGCGCTATGTGCTCTTCGGCATCGCTGTTTATGGCGCAGACGTCGTCTTCACCACACACATCGCGCATTCCACTGAAGCCATCCTCGTCGGCAACCTCTCCTGGCGATGGATCTTCTGGTTCGGCGCACTGCTTACGCCAGTGATGCTGCTCTGCGTCCACTTCGGCATCGCACCGCAGCCACTGCCGCAACCCAAGCCCGGACAGCCTCGCCCCAACTGGCGCGGCTTTCTCTACTTCAGCCTGGGCGCTGCGCTTATCTACACAGCGCTCGACCAGGGCCAGCGGCTCGACTGGTGGAACTCGCGCACCTTCATCGCTCTCCTCGCCTCCGGCCTCTTCCTCTGGACCACCGCTCTGGTACGCCGCATGATGGAGCCTAACCCGCTCATCAACCTCCGCTTCCTTCTGCGCCGCAACGTCATCTTCCTCGCAGTGCTTCTCGCGGCCTTCCGTTTCCTGTTGCTCAGTACCGTCGTTCTGCTCCCCAGCTTCCTCGCCAGCGTGCATGGCTATCGCCCCGAAGAAACCGGCCCCGTCCTTCTCTGGATTGCGCTTCCGCAGGTGCTCGCTGGCCTGCTCGGTATCTGGCTGCTGGGACGCATCGATTCGCGGCTGGTGCTCGGCATCGGCTTCACCCTCATCGCCATAGGCTGCCTGCTCAACGCGCAACTCGATGCCCAATGGGCAGGCTCCAGCTTCTGGCCCTCGCAGCTCGTGCTCGCCATGGGGCAAGGCATCGCACTCAACGGCCTGGTCGGCAGCATCATTCTTGAGGTCGTCAACTCCGGTGCCATCCAGCAGCCCATCAACGCGCTCACCTTCTCCGGCTTCTTTCAAACCGTGCGTCTGATGGGTGGAGAGCTCGGCGTCGCCTTCATGCAACACTGGATCTCTCTGCGCGAGCAGACACACTCCAACCTGCTTGGCCTGCATGTACAGATGGCCGACCCCGCCACCCAACATCGCCTGCGCCTTCTGCAGGGCGGCATGACGCCGCACTCCACCGGAACATCGGAAGCCGCCGCGCGCGCCGGTGCTCTGCTCACCCTGCAGGTGCGCCAGCAGGCCTTTACCCTCAGCATTGCCGACTGCTTCCTCACGCTCGCCTGGGCCTCCGTCGCCGCGCTCTGCGTGCTGGCCTGCGTCGGCGTCATGAAGATCGGATTCCGGGAAGCGAAAGCCGCTAACCCCTCGTAA